The segment GAGAAACATCCGGCTTCTTGAACAACTCACATCTGATCCAGATACCCGGTATTATGGTTCAATTGGTCTCTCCCTTGAGCTCAATATTTCTCCGGATGGGGCGGTGGATATCACCGGGACTATCAGAACCCGAACCAAAGGTACTATACCCTTCTCTTTTAGATCAGGGTCACAGTTCAGCCCGGCCCGTTCCCGTCCCCTGACAGCTGATCTGATCAACGATGCAATCAGGAAAACGGGTGGTACTCTCTTTACAATCGATCATCTGGTAACCTCCTGCCCGGACGGATTGTTTGCACCAATCTCTGTTTTGAACGGAATCAGACGGGAGATTCTTGAGTTTGCTCAGTCCTGTATCATTAAATCCTATCTCCCTGAACCAGAACTGATGCAGGAGATCAAAGATTCTGCAGAGTCCTGTATTGAGCAATTAAATTATGATCAGGGAACACGGAAATCTAACACTAGATTTAGTGATCTTATCCTTATGATACTTGTATCAGATCCCGCTTCTGCCTTATCTGGAGTGGAGGCTGGTGCTAGCAGGGCATACATTGAATGGTACCCAACCAGTTTATCAAGCCATCCTTCGGATCAACTCGATGAAATTCTCGCCCTTTTTGTTGCTGACCCTTCACGAGCTGATGTTATCGGTATAAAATTGCCGAAAATTCTTCTCCGGTCTGAAATGGATCGTCTCATCCAGGCATTACCTGTAATACTAAAAGCGGGGGTGAGGTATCTGATGGTGGATGGCATTGGTGTTGCACAAGCAGTTCTAAAAATAGTTCCCAATATGCAGGTATGCGGGTACAGCGGACTTAATATTACAAACCATTGCTCACTTGAGGTTCATAGCCAGTTAGAATTCTGCACTCTGTCATGTGAATTATCAGGCGATGAGATTCGTGTGCTCCTTGAAAAGAGAACTGACCCTTCACGCCCAGTTGCAATCATTGTTCAGGGTTTGCTTGAGACAATTATTACCGAGGATCGATTGTGTGTTTCTCATCATATCCCTGAGTCGAATGCTGTATTTGCAATCAGGGATCAGAAAGACCAGGTTTTCCTAATAGTTCTTGATCCAGCCAACCGGACTCATATTTTTAATTCTGCGGAGACTTCACTCATCGATCATGTGAAAACACTGAAAGAAGCCGGGGGCATAATTGGGATTATCGATGCCAGATGGCGTGGTTCAGATTATGCAGGGGAAATGGCAGCGATATGGTCTGATGCCATCAATATGCCGAACGTAAAACAGGGAGAACTGGATTCTGTAAAGGATGCTATTAGAAATTATGCCTGGGGTGTGCTCACCTCTGCGACATGGAAACGTGGGATCTGCAGAAGTGACTCCTGAAAAAGATTCTCTCCTTCTGCGAGTATTATCTGTTTAAACCCTCTCTCCCTGTTTTACCGGGAGATTCTGTCGTGAGGCAAAGAAATACTGTTGGGCATATCCGGCATACTCTCCAAAATATTCCCTGCAAAAATCTGCAATATCATTGTACGAACATTCTTTCCTGTTACATCGGCGGCTACTGACTTCCGGGTAAAGAGTTGTAATGATATTCCTAATCCAGACATCAACCGGGACAACCTCGTACCTGTTATATGCGAAGAGCAGGATACAGTCAGCTACTTTTGGTCCGACTCCTGGAAGTTTCATGAGTTCATCTTTTGCATCCTGTGTTGAATAGTTGAAAAGACGAGATAAAAAGTCAGGGTCCCTGAGGACATATTGTGCAGTACCAGCCAGGTACGGAGCCCGATAACCTGTACAACATGTTCTGAGTTCCTCTTCGCCTCTTCTTGCAAGGTCTGCCGGAGATGGAAAACCAAAGATAGTATTTCCGATAGGCTTGCCATATCGTTCGCAAAGAAGAGAGATTCTTTTTGTTATAGTTGGGATATTGGAATTTTGAGAACAGATAAAACTAATAAGGCACTCCCAGGGATCCTGCCTGATGATCCGAAGGCCGGCACCTGCTGATGCGACAGACTCAAAGAGTTCATCAATTCTGATTCCGGTTTCACAAGCGTATTTTGAGATTGAATATTTGATCTGGCTGATAATCTCCTGAGCCTTAATCTCAAGGTTGAAATACCTGATTATCTCAGCCTCATTGATTCCATCATACGTGATGAGGTCACCATTTTGACTGATGGTTATCACTTTCCCTGCAATAACTCCTGCCCATTGGCCCCCGGCCCGATTCCATCTGAAAACCTGCCCACAGTCAAGAGTCAGATCCAGATCAAAGGGAAGTTGTTCTGGTGTGAGATGATAGGTTTTCATCACCTCCACAGGTTCTCTTTGTCTTATATCAGTCCTCCGGTTCATCCAATACAGATGAACAGAGCGACAAAGCCAAATAGTTCTGTACAAATACGGATAAATACTGATGTTGTGTGGTATTCTGGTGATAAAAAGATGAGAATCAGGTTCTGGATCCTGGGGATAACACTTCTTCTATCCCTTGCCCCTTTGTG is part of the Methanospirillum lacunae genome and harbors:
- a CDS encoding U32 family peptidase; translated protein: MIELLAPAGTPEACRVAIAAGADAVYLGGNRFGARHFAGNFDDQALEEIVASAHLRGVKVYVTVNTLVHDTELVQVVRYLEFLCMIGVDAILIQDLGVLSLASSLFSGKPGTPALHASTQMAVHNREGALYAVEKGCTRIVLARELAAREVRDIAESLKESGAEVEIFGHGALCYAYSGQCLLSAVIGGRSGNRGMCAQPCRKPYELIKGVRDRYGRLTKPYPVDHPGQFLLSTRDLSVYPVLSSVASLPISALKIEGRMRTPSYVATVVSIYRRALDAVMAGTFSPSSEEETELALAYSRGFTTGYLNGESCQTVMGRGLPGRRGLLVGTVTGITREGWMNIKPAHDLVPERGDGLVCISNTREQGFVLRRDSVIQKGEVLLDSNISCHRGDQVYLTSRGRNIRLLEQLTSDPDTRYYGSIGLSLELNISPDGAVDITGTIRTRTKGTIPFSFRSGSQFSPARSRPLTADLINDAIRKTGGTLFTIDHLVTSCPDGLFAPISVLNGIRREILEFAQSCIIKSYLPEPELMQEIKDSAESCIEQLNYDQGTRKSNTRFSDLILMILVSDPASALSGVEAGASRAYIEWYPTSLSSHPSDQLDEILALFVADPSRADVIGIKLPKILLRSEMDRLIQALPVILKAGVRYLMVDGIGVAQAVLKIVPNMQVCGYSGLNITNHCSLEVHSQLEFCTLSCELSGDEIRVLLEKRTDPSRPVAIIVQGLLETIITEDRLCVSHHIPESNAVFAIRDQKDQVFLIVLDPANRTHIFNSAETSLIDHVKTLKEAGGIIGIIDARWRGSDYAGEMAAIWSDAINMPNVKQGELDSVKDAIRNYAWGVLTSATWKRGICRSDS
- a CDS encoding DNA-3-methyladenine glycosylase family protein, yielding MKTYHLTPEQLPFDLDLTLDCGQVFRWNRAGGQWAGVIAGKVITISQNGDLITYDGINEAEIIRYFNLEIKAQEIISQIKYSISKYACETGIRIDELFESVASAGAGLRIIRQDPWECLISFICSQNSNIPTITKRISLLCERYGKPIGNTIFGFPSPADLARRGEEELRTCCTGYRAPYLAGTAQYVLRDPDFLSRLFNYSTQDAKDELMKLPGVGPKVADCILLFAYNRYEVVPVDVWIRNIITTLYPEVSSRRCNRKECSYNDIADFCREYFGEYAGYAQQYFFASRQNLPVKQGERV